CCGCCTCGCTAACAAAAGGCCAATGACCCAATGGAGCGCATTATTAGATTAAAAAACTGCAGGCACCTCACATACTGTATGTGCTAATATCTCTATCTGAAGGATGCAACACGCAGTTCTCTAGCTGGCGATGCTGGAGGTAACCAGAATAAAGATATAGGTACGTACCAGCAGGGAGGCAGATCCATCCTCGCAGAGAGTGTTGAATTCTTCGATCTCAGAAATGCAGTGATGAATTGATGAACATTTGGAGTCACAGCCTAATTGGAATTGTTCCCTGAGCTGAAAAACACAGACGAACGATCATGTGAGGCAATGAGAGagatacatagatcattcatgggAGAAATAGTTAGTACCTCGATTCTGGCAATGCATTATAAGCCGAAGAATAAAGTAGGGCGGTTGGGATGTGCGTTGGCTGCTTCCCGAATGGCAGCCTTTGCAGCCTCAACTCTGCTGCTGTCGACCCCGTCTCCCCATACTACACATCTGATTTTAAGGAGGCTGGGGAGATTTTCTATTCCGAGATCAAAATCACCGCTAGTACCCAGAGACCCAGTTTTTGCTGCGTTAAATTGTATCCTGAGGTCGTCTACCTTGGGCATGGCTCCAACCGCAAACGTCAAATTCATCACAGCACGCTCACTATCATAATTAAATATCCTCAAGCATGGGAATCCAACTTCACCACAGACTATGACCCTTGTAACTTCAGGCTCTTCTGTTAATGAGGTATTTCTAATTTCACTTCCATCAATTCTCAGAATCAGATAACGCAGTACAGGTAAGCCTCCAAGGATATAGAAGTCTTTCTGCTCAGCTCGGACCAATTCAAGGCGTAACTTCTGGAGGCTGATAAGGGAGCTGACCCAATTTGGAACATGGGGAATAATAGAACGCCTGACTTTCAGCTTCTGGACGCTAAGTGGCATAGGGCACAAAGACTCCCTTACAAATTCAGGGCCATCCCAAACAGTTAGAGAGAGAAGGCTCCCTAGGTTTCTAAGGGAAGCGACAATAATAGTTCTCTTGGACTCATTTTCACCGTTCACTCGGTCAGCAGAATTATAATCCTCAAAATCAAGGGTCAATATCttcagactctgctgctgctCAAATTCTTGCAGGAAGTTTAATGGCTGGTTATAGACACTAACAAGCTTCAATTTCTCCAGTGCTTGCAGCTTGGAAATTCCACAAGGAAGTGTAACATTATGGTTTACTAATAGGTGCACCAGTCTCTTGAGATTGGCAATAGATGCTGGTAACTCGCAAACAGAGGTGAATCTTAAGTTTAGTATCTCTAAGCACCATAGGCGTCCGATTTGTTCTGGAAGCTTGCTTACTTTCTTCGCCCCTCGGAGGCTCAGGTACCTCAGCTGAAACAGTTTATCTATATTTTCAAGATGATGGTTCTCTAGTTGTTGGCAATATGCAAAGTCCAGAAAACGCAAATGCCTAAACTTATCCATAGAAGGAATTTTCACAGATTCCCCAAACACATCAAGTGATCGGACATGAGACAACACCAAGCTTCTTGGCACTATCACTTCTTTTTGCTTACTGGCTTGCAAGGAGAGCCGACGAACTTTGTTGTGTGTCCCAACAGATAAACTAGGAACACCCACCAAAGTAACAAAGTTTTCTTCGATGGATCTGGATATGATGAAATCAAGAATTGTGTCATGAAGTCGACAACTCTTTATGATTCCACGTCTATCTGTTTCCCCAGGTTGGATCAAACTCCTGTTTATTAGCTCATTAAAACACCTTTCTCCAAATTCATATGAAGTACTATATCCGGATTCTGTATGAATTAATCTTTCAGCAATCCACCTATTTATCAAAACTTTCTTCTTAATAACAGAATCTTCAGGGAATATACTCAAACATAAGAGACAAGATTTCAGATGAGCAGGCAGTTCAAAGAAACTAAGTGATAGTATCTTCATCATTCCTTCAACACTGGGATTTCTTTCAAGTGCTCTACCAATCGAATCTTCAACTTGTTTCCATGGACCTTCTGTCCTTTCAATATTAGCCAACAAACCGGATATAGCAATGATTGCCAAAGGCAACCCAGCACATTTTTTCAAAATATGCTCAGAAACTGTTTTAAGGTATGAGGGACAATTTTCTTGGGCACTGAATAGTCTTGTGTAAAATAAGTGCCTAGAGTGCACCATTTCAAGAGGCCTGATGCAATAAATATCCCCACTGAATGGTGTTGAACAGCATGATTCAGCAACTTCATTTATACGGGTAGTGGTGATTATGATACTTTCAGAACTAGTCACGGGAAATGCAAGCTTAATAACATGCCATGTATCCACGTCCCATATATCATCAATAACAACAAAATACCTGCACGAGGATACATGGTTGATATTAGTGAGGTAATGATATAAATACTATACAACAAGATAAACAAATACATAAAACTATAAACATGTTCACAGTAGCAGCATAAATGTCTACTGTTAGAAAGCTGAGACGAGTGTTGAACTTGCATATGTTGCGGACTTAGTTCTTGTGTGTATATCAGtgctccctccattccaaaatacttgtcatggttttatttaaaatttgaactaaACCACGACAATTATTtcaaaatggagggagtagatgcCATTTAGTTTGCAAGATTATATGGAGAGTTGGGCGATACACAATAGGTTAAACATGAGTCATTACCATGGTGGATGAACAAAATGATGAATATACACACTTAACTGGTCTAGAAGGGATGTTGATCAGATGGTCATGAAATTCAAAAGAGCCTACCTAGGTGTGGATCCAACCATCCTGTGATTTAAAATTAAGAAAACCTACGTAAGTTCATAGCTATTCTAAACAATATAAAACATAACTCACGCATGGCCGTTCATAAGATATAGGATTTTGggtactctctctctctctctctacatATATTTTTTTATTTACTTAGCAGGAAAATGGACTTCACTACAAAATATTTGACCTTTTTTCCAGAAATTTATGAAAACAATGAACAAAAGAACCACATGGAAGTTCACTAATTTTATATTTGAGGATGATAAGTTGGAAAAGAAATTATACCTTTTGTCTGCCAGGAAATTGGCAATCTTGCTAATAAGTTGTTGTATACTCCCTGCTTCAGTGTTAGCATAATCTTTTCCACTGACTTCACTAAAAATAGTTCTCATGATATTCATCATGTCAGGGCTTCTTGACACAGATAAGAAGGCCCGGCATTTAAATTCTCCTTTGAGATCTTGATACACTTGATTTGCAAGAGTTGTCTTGCCCATCCCCCCAGATCCTACGATAGAGACCAGCTTCATTTGCTCGTGCGTTGACTCACCTTTAGTCAACAATTTAATTACCTCGGCCTTGGGTTCATCAATTCCGACAAGCTCAGAGGCATGCTTAAAGATAGCAAGAGCTCTAGGATCAATGGTTGCATTGTTGGCCTTGGAGAAGGCCTCACGGGCCTTGTACCTTGCATTCCTCTCGGCCACCTCGATGAGCTGTTTCTTCAGATCTCCGATCTCGTTGCCGAACCGACGACGAGCCTTCATCTTCCCCAACTTTCCCAGCGAATTCTTCATCTTCTCCAAAAAGCCATCTGGCTTTGTATCTTCGCTGCCAACACTTTGCATGAAGTCGTCGATGGAGTCCTCCATGTCATAGGAGGGCTCCCGCACCTCATTCATCCACACCTTGTCCTGAACATCAGGgtcctcctcctccaacatcttcaGAAGAAACGCATCCATTGCAGCAAGTTCATGGGTGAGCGACTTGATATCGCCAGGCACACCCTTGAACCGCCTGTACTCATCGCCCGCCAGAGCGCCCAGCTTTGCCAGGACGGGTTTCAAGGCTCCCGTCGCTACACTCACCAGAGCCACCTCCATGGTTGCAAGTGGTGCTAGCTTAGAGGTGAGCTTGCTCAGTTAGTCTTGTGTGTATGAAAGCGAAAACAGTGTAGGCTGAATGACGCTGCCCTCTCTCGGCCTTATAGCAAAGCTAACTAGCATAGTTACAT
The sequence above is a segment of the Aegilops tauschii subsp. strangulata cultivar AL8/78 chromosome 6, Aet v6.0, whole genome shotgun sequence genome. Coding sequences within it:
- the LOC109742438 gene encoding disease resistance protein RGA5, coding for MEVALVSVATGALKPVLAKLGALAGDEYRRFKGVPGDIKSLTHELAAMDAFLLKMLEEEDPDVQDKVWMNEVREPSYDMEDSIDDFMQSVGSEDTKPDGFLEKMKNSLGKLGKMKARRRFGNEIGDLKKQLIEVAERNARYKAREAFSKANNATIDPRALAIFKHASELVGIDEPKAEVIKLLTKGESTHEQMKLVSIVGSGGMGKTTLANQVYQDLKGEFKCRAFLSVSRSPDMMNIMRTIFSEVSGKDYANTEAGSIQQLISKIANFLADKRYFVVIDDIWDVDTWHVIKLAFPVTSSESIIITTTRINEVAESCCSTPFSGDIYCIRPLEMVHSRHLFYTRLFSAQENCPSYLKTVSEHILKKCAGLPLAIIAISGLLANIERTEGPWKQVEDSIGRALERNPSVEGMMKILSLSFFELPAHLKSCLLCLSIFPEDSVIKKKVLINRWIAERLIHTESGYSTSYEFGERCFNELINRSLIQPGETDRRGIIKSCRLHDTILDFIISRSIEENFVTLVGVPSLSVGTHNKVRRLSLQASKQKEVIVPRSLVLSHVRSLDVFGESVKIPSMDKFRHLRFLDFAYCQQLENHHLENIDKLFQLRYLSLRGAKKVSKLPEQIGRLWCLEILNLRFTSVCELPASIANLKRLVHLLVNHNVTLPCGISKLQALEKLKLVSVYNQPLNFLQEFEQQQSLKILTLDFEDYNSADRVNGENESKRTIIVASLRNLGSLLSLTVWDGPEFVRESLCPMPLSVQKLKVRRSIIPHVPNWVSSLISLQKLRLELVRAEQKDFYILGGLPVLRYLILRIDGSEIRNTSLTEEPEVTRVIVCGEVGFPCLRIFNYDSERAVMNLTFAVGAMPKVDDLRIQFNAAKTGSLGTSGDFDLGIENLPSLLKIRCVVWGDGVDSSRVEAAKAAIREAANAHPNRPTLFFGL